The following are from one region of the Aspergillus luchuensis IFO 4308 DNA, chromosome 4, nearly complete sequence genome:
- a CDS encoding PQ-loop repeat-containing protein (COG:S;~EggNog:ENOG410PHKS;~InterPro:IPR006603;~PFAM:PF04193;~TransMembrane:6 (i40-60o66-87i127-148o154-172i184-206o212-232i)): protein MYLLSQALEYGAPLFLITSPVTSYADQILSIHRSRSSAGFSLDIPLIMLVASVLKIFYWFGALYSFSLLIQAVITVGVQVVLLKVALDNRPSPGLKNSVEHVPFSSVDNGGFARPYDFWQWKSAKPYWMFLAYFVGALTFIQVLLPPLANSESYIGLLGYVGLAVEATLPLPQIFKNHKSRSCAGFRLSVLAAWIIGDIMKLSYFFCSQEVIPWAFRMCGLFQCVCDLYLGVQFWMYSGASFRTAGSPRGPSGSFNVEEKDIRMT from the exons ATGTATCTTCTGTCACAAGCCCTGGAATATGGGGCTCCCCTCTT CCTCATTACCTCCCCAGTGACTTCCTATGCGGACCAGATTCTCAGTATTCACCGGTCTAGGAGCTCGGCTGGATTTTCGCTGGACATTCCTTTGATTATGCTTGTCGCGTCCGTCCTGAA GATCTTCTACTGGTTCGGCGCTCTCTACTCTTTTTCGCTTCTGATCCAGGCCGTCATCACGGTCGGGGTGCAGGTAGTCTTGTTGAAGGTTGCATTGGACAATCGGCCATCGCCCGGGCTGAAGAACAGCGTTGAACATGTTCCGTTCAGCAGTGTGGACAATGGTGGATTTGCGAGACCCTACGATTTCTGGCAGTGGAAGAGCGCGAAACC TTACTGGATGTTCTTGGCATATTTCGTCGGCGCGCTCACCTTCATCCAGGTCCTCCTGCCTCCACTTGCCAACTCAGAATCCTACATCGGTCTTCTCGGATACGTCGGACTCGCCGTAGAAGCCACGCTGCCTCTTCCCCAGATTTTCAAGAACCACAAGTCCCGTTCATGCGCAGGATTCCGGCTCTCGGTGCTCGCAGCTTGGATTATCGGTGATATCATGAAGCTGAGTTACTTCTTCTGCAGCCAGGAGGTGATCCCCTGGGCCTTCCGGATGTGTGGTCTCTTCCAGTGTGTTTGCGACCTGTACTTGGGCGTGCAGTTTTGGATGTATAGTGGTGCCTCGTTCCGGACTGCGGGCAGTCCTCGGGGACCTAGTGGGAGCTTTaatgtggaggagaaggacatcCGAATGACTTGA
- a CDS encoding uncharacterized protein (COG:S;~EggNog:ENOG410PHSK), which produces MASDLETICIGYVPEHYLTPLHLALRSPALAALPFKLSLIPFPSGTGHMITSLREKEIDVAIGLTEGWVAGLAGKQQAQKDPSEGGYKVIGHWVDTPLRWAIVTGREREDIHTVADLKDKRVGVSRLGSGSHIMSFVLAQKQGWKPDSLSTVPLGPFAALRNGVTGYDSEHPEQEPKPTAEFFMWEHFTTKPYFHPTEEKPHPALKKIGEIYTPWPSWMIVASTSSFSDLEADGKLQQLLKLLDQGIKDFEADTAHVVKLLGTGELGCNYGEEDAKEWLKDVKFTESTRGVQRKLVEGVVDVLKVAGVIDNSMTNDEAVARVIGIHQ; this is translated from the exons ATGGCTTCAGATCTAGAGACCATCTGCATTGGCTATGTGCCTG AACACTACCTTACGCCTCTCCACCTGGCGCTGCGCTCCCCAGCCCTGGCTGCTCTCCCATTCAAGCTCTCTCTgattcccttcccctctggAACGGGACACATGATCACATCTCTGCGTGAGAAGGAAATCGATGTCGCCATTGGATTGACCGAGGGTTGGGTAGCTGGCCTGGCTGGTAAGCAGCAAGCCCAGAAGGACCCCTCGGAGGGCGGCTACAAGGTGATCGGACACTGGGTCGATACGCCTTTGCGCTGGGCCATTGTCACAGGTCGGGAGAGAGAAGATATCCACACGGTGGCTGATCTCAAGGACAAGCGCGTTGGTGTCAGTCGTCTCGGAAG TGGCTCCCACATCATGTCTTTCGTCCTCGCTCAGAAGCAAGGCTGGAAGCCTGACTCGCTGTCCACTGTGCCCTTGGGCCCCTTCGCTGCTCTCCGCAATGGAGTGACCGGATACGATTCGGAGCATCCCGAGCAGGAGCCGAAGCCCACGGCCGAGTTCTTTATGTGGGAGCACTTCACCACGAAGCCGTATTTCCATCCCACTGAAGAGAAGCCTCATCCTGCCTTGAAGAAGATCGGTGAGATCTATACCCCCTGGCCGTCTTGGATGATCGTGGCGTCTACTTCATCTTTCTCGGATCTGGAAGCGGATGGCAAATTGCAACAGCTGCTCAAGCTTCTGGATCAGGGCATTAAGGACTTTGAAGCCGACACTGCTCACGTCGTGAAGCTCTTGGGTACTGGGGAGTTGGGCTGTAACtacggagaggaggatgctaAGGAATGGCTCAAGGATGTCAAGTTCACAGAATCGACTCGGGGTGTGCAGAGGAAGCTTGTTGAGGGTGTGGTGGACGTTCTCAAAGTGGCAGGAGTGATTGACAACAGCATGACCAATGATGAGGCCGTCGCAAGGGTCATTGGCATCCATCAATGA
- a CDS encoding glycoside hydrolase family 18 protein (CAZy:GH18;~COG:G;~EggNog:ENOG410PIRU;~InterPro:IPR017853,IPR001223,IPR001579;~PFAM:PF00704;~SECRETED:SignalP(1-22);~go_function: GO:0004553 - hydrolase activity, hydrolyzing O-glycosyl compounds [Evidence IEA];~go_process: GO:0005975 - carbohydrate metabolic process [Evidence IEA]): MTLLKNILAFSMGLASLGGAYAKLDLSSSNNVVVYWGQNSYAGTGSLAQQNLGYYCDDSNIDVIVLAFVMNVNGPGGAPAYDFSLTSKNCTLFEGTNLPNCPQIGADITTCQKKGKTIILSIGGATYSEGGFQSQSAAQSGADLIWQTFGPQQSNSTAHRPFGNASVDGFDFDFEATVNNMAPFANRLRQLSDAEPSKQYFLTAAPQCPYPDLADQQILNGPVSIDAVWVQFYNNPCGLGSFVQGQSTQSTFNFNQWDSWAKNVSQNPNVRVMLGVPANTGAAGSGYVPVSQLQSIIQYTKTFKSFGGVMMWDVTQAYANSGFLSGVRSALGQTASRVFGTPYRYPLHLWGPESNTNWKK; this comes from the exons ATGACGCTccttaaaaatattcttgcCTTTTCGATGGGGCTGGCTTCTCTGGGAGGAGCATACGCCAAGCTCGACTTGTCTTCTTCTAACAACGTGGTTGTATACTGGG GCCAAAATTCCTATGCAGGAACTGGGAGCTTGGCCCAGCAGAACCTGGGTTATTACTGCGATG ACAGCAATATTGAT GTCATTGTCCTTGCGTTTGTGATGAACGTCAACGGACCTGGAGGAGCACCGGCATATGACTTTTCGCTCACTAGTAAGAATTGCACATTGTTCGAAGGCACCAACTTGCCGAACTGTCCCCAAATTGG TGCCGATATTACCACGTGccagaagaaggggaagaccATCATCCTGTCAATTGGCGGTGCGACGTACAGTGAAGGTGGATTCCAGTCGCAATCTGCTGCCCAGTCCGGTGCCGACCTGATCTGGCAGACGTTCGGCCCCCAGCAGTCCAACTCGACGGCTCATCGGCCCTTTGGCAACGCATCGGTGGACGGATTTGATTTCGATTTCGAGGCCACTGTGAACAACATGGCACCATTCGCGAACCGACTTCGTCAACTTTCCGATGCCGAACCCTCAAAACAGTACTTCCTGACGGCAGCGCCGCAGTGCCCTTACCCGGATCTTGCAGACCAGCAGATCCTCAACGGACCAGTGTCGATTGATGCCGTCTGGGTCCAGTTCTACAACAACCCCTGCGGCTTGGGCTCTTTTGTTCAGGGCCAAAGCACGCAGTCGACCTTCAACTTTAATCAGTGGGACAGCTGGGCCAAGAACGTGTCTCAGAATCCGAATGTGCGAGTGATGCTCGGCGTTCCGGCGAATACCGGGGCAGCCGGCTCGGGCTATGTGCCGGTCTCGCAGCTGCAGTCGATTATTCAGTATACCAAGACCTTCAAGAGCTTTGGCGGCGTGATGATGTGGGATGTCACGCAGGCGTACGCCAACTCGGGCTTTTTGAGTGGCGTCCGCAGTGCTCTGGGGCAAACTGCCTCGCGGGTGTTCGGAACTCCATACCGCTACCCCCTGCACTTGTGGGGTCCTGAGTCCAACACTAACTGGAAGAAATGA
- a CDS encoding NAD(P)/FAD-dependent oxidoreductase (COG:O;~EggNog:ENOG410PJAB;~InterPro:IPR036188,IPR023753;~SECRETED:SignalP(1-19);~TransMembrane:1 (n6-14c19/20o29-46i);~go_function: GO:0016491 - oxidoreductase activity [Evidence IEA];~go_process: GO:0055114 - oxidation-reduction process [Evidence IEA]): MAPKSLFYSLFSTLSVALAASIPQTDYDVIVVGGGPAGLSVLSSLGRMRRRTVMFDSGEYRNGVTREMHDVLGFDGTPPAQFRGLARQQISKYNSTSVIDIKIDSITPIEDAAANSSYFRAVDANGTEYTSRKVVLGTGLVDVIPDVPGLREAWGKGIWWCPWCDGYEHRDEPLGILGSLTDVVGSVMETHTLYSDIIAFTNGTYTPANEVALAAKYPNWKEQLEAWNIGIDNRSIASIERLQDGDDHRDDTGRQYDIFRVHFTDGSSVVRNTFITNYPTAQRSTLPEELSLVMVDNKIDTTDYTGMRTSLSGVYAVGDCNSDGSTNVPHAMFSGKRAGVYVHVEMSREESNAAISKRDFDRRALEKQTERMVGNEMEDLWKRVLENHHRRS, translated from the exons ATGGCTCCCAAGTCCCTCTTctattctctcttctccaccctCAGCGTCGCTCTAGCGGCGTCTATCCCCCAGACAGATTACGATGTCATTGTCGTGGGAGGAGGTCCCGCAGGCCTCAGTGTCCTGAGCAGTCTCGGGCGCATGAGGCGGAGGACTGTGATGTTTGACTCGGGCGAATACCGCAATGGTGTTACGCGTGAGATGCACGATGTgcttggctttgatg GTACCCCACCTGCCCAATTCCGTGGCCTCGCCCGCCAGCAGATCTCCAAATACAACTCGACCAGCGTCATCGACATCAAGATCGACTCCATCACCCCGATCGAGGACGCCGCAGCCAACAGCTCATACTTCCGCGCCGTCGACGCCAACGGCACAGAATACACCTCCCGCAAGGTAGTCCTGGGTACCGGACTGGTCGACGTGATCCCCGATGTGCCCGGTCTCCGCGAAGCCTGGGGCAAGGGCATCTGGTGGTGTCCCTGGTGCGACGGCTACGAGCACCGCGACGAGCCCCTAGGTATCCTAGGCAGTTTGACAGACGTGGTCGGCAGCGTCATGGAAACCCACACCCTGTACTCGgacatcatcgccttcaccAACGGCACCTACACGCCCGCCAACGAAGTCGCCCTGGCAGCCAAGTACCCGAACTGGAAGGAGCAGCTCGAAGCTTGGAACATTGGTATTGACAACCGCTCCATTGCATCCATTGAGCGTCTCCAGGACGGAGACGACCACCGCGATGACACAGGCAGACAGTATGACATCTTCCGGGTCCATTTCACCGATGGCTCCAGCGTTGTACGAAACACCTTCATCACGAACTACCCCACCGCTCAGCGTTCCACTCTGCCCGAGGAGCTGAGCCTGGTCATGGTGGATAACAAGATCGACACGACAGACTACACGGGCATGCGCACCAGTCTGTCGGGCGTCTACGCTGTCGGTGACTGCAACAGTGATGGATCTACCAATGTTCCCCATGCCATGTTCAGCGGAAAGAGAGCCGGTGTTTACGTGCATG TCGAAATGTCCCGCGAAGAGTCCAACGCCGCCATCTCCAAGCGCGACTTCGACAGACGCGCCCTGGAGAAGCAGACCGAGCGCATGGTCGGCAACGAGATGGAGGATCTCTGGAAGCGCGTGCTGgagaaccaccaccgccggtCTTAA
- a CDS encoding putative plasma membrane H(+)ATPase (COG:P;~EggNog:ENOG410PFW2;~InterPro:IPR018303,IPR023298,IPR023299,IPR001757, IPR004014,IPR036412,IPR006534,IPR008250,IPR023214;~PFAM:PF00122,PF00690,PF00702;~TransMembrane:10 (i144-163o169-185i373-393o405-434i766-787o793-817i829-847o859-881i893-915o944-962i);~go_component: GO:0016021 - integral component of membrane [Evidence IEA];~go_function: GO:0000166 - nucleotide binding [Evidence IEA];~go_function: GO:0008553 - proton-exporting ATPase activity, phosphorylative mechanism [Evidence IEA];~go_process: GO:0120029 - proton export across plasma membrane [Evidence IEA]): MAEQAGASGDVERVAQTTQSQIRTSTSERRDSRRVSRVSYKEDYANLDEYGKLVKYASTYREGRPGDEVQGEEEEKRVWYAPWKKRKVFVKHIDQQPGQFPEEWLITDIRQGLPSSEVPVRRRRAGWNELVSEKENPIAKILSYFRGPILYVMELAVLLAAGLDDWIDFGVIIGILCLNAAVGWYQEKQAADVVASLKGDIAMRATVIRDGQQQEILARELVPGDVIIIGEGSVVPADSKIICDVNDPNGWEEFKRMQEQGDLSSTSESDLEDNEPEGGQKEGEKEEDSKPRRRRGYPILACDHSAITGESLAVDRYMGGLIYYTTGCKRGKAYAVVQTGAKNSFVGKTASMVQSAKGAGHFEIVMDNIGTSLLVLVMAWILAAWIGGFYRHIPIASPGQQTLLHYTLALLIIGVPVGLPVVTTTTMAVGAAYLAKKKAIVQKLTAIESLAGVDILCSDKTGTLTANKLSIREPYVAEGVDVDWMFAVAVLASSHNIESLDPIDKVTILTLRQYPRAREILRRGWKTEKFVPFDPVSKRIVTVASCDGTRYTCTKGAPKAVLQLTNCSKSTSDHYKAKAQEFAHRGFRSLGVAVQKEGEDWTLLGMLPMFDPPREDTAQTINEAQNLGISVKMLTGDAIAIAKETCKMLALGTKVYNSDKLIHGGLSGAMAGDLVEKADGFAEVFPEHKYQVVQMLQDRGHLTAMTGDGVNDAPSLKKADCGIAVEGATEAAQSSSDIVFLEPGLSTIIDSIKVARQIFHRMKAYIQYRIALCLHLEIYLVTSMIILNESIRVELIVFLALFADLATVAVAYDNASFELRPVEWQLPKIWFISVLLGLLLALGTWVVRGTMFLPSGGIIQNWGSIQEVLFLEVALTENWLIFVTRGADTWPSIHLVTAILGVDVLATIFCLFGWFTNQDMPTNPGDSFVETTNGWTDIVTVVRIWGYSLGVEIVIALVYFMLNKFKWLDELGRHKRDKGDLKIENLLGHLARLTVEYEEPGKPKGRFFLATSKEEEEVE; the protein is encoded by the exons ATGGCTGAGCAGGCCGGCGCCTCTGGCGACGTTGAACGTGTCGCGCAGACAACGCAATCGCAAATCCGCACCTCGACCTCGGAGCGACGCGACTCGAGACGTGTCTCTCGAGTTTCCTACAAGGAAGACTACGCTAACCTCGACGAATATGGAAAATTGGTTAAGTATGCCTCGACTTACCGCGAGGGTCGTCCGGGTGACGAGGTGCagggcgaagaggaggagaagagggtgtgGTATGCACCctggaagaagcgcaaggtcTTCGTCAAGCATATCGACCAGCAACCCGGTCAATTCCCCGAGGAATGGCTCATCACGGACATCCGTCAAGGTCTGCCTAGCAGCGAGGTCCCTGTCAGACGTCGACGTGCCGGGTGGAACGAGCTGGTCtcggagaaggagaaccCAATCGCTAAGATTCTGTCGTATTTCCGAGGCCCCATTCTCTATG TAATGGAATTGGCTGTTCTCCTGGCCGCAGGTTTGGACGACTGGATTGACTTTGGTGTCATCATCGGTATCTTGTGTCTGAACGCCGCCGTGGGTTGGTACCAAGAAAAGCAGGCTGCGGACGTCGTTGCAAGTCTTAAGGGTGACATTGCCATGAGAGCCACCGTGATCCGCGATGGTCAGCAACAGGAAATCTTAGCGCGGGAGCTCGTTCCGGGCGACGTG ATCATTATCGGAGAAGGCTCAGTTGTCCCAGCCGATTCCAAGATTATCTGTGATGTCAATGACCCCAATGGTTGGGAAGAATTCAAAAGGATGCAGGAGCAAGGCGACCTTAGCAGTACCTCCGAGTCTGACCTCGAAGACAATGAGCCTGAAGGAGGTCAAAAGGAGggtgaaaaggaagaggactCCAAGCCCAGAAGACGCCGTGGCTACCCCATCCTCGCGTGTGACCACTCCGCTATTACCGGTGAATCGCTTGCAGTTGACCGCTATATGGGTGGATTGATCTACTATACGACCGGCTGCAAGCGTGGTAAGGCCTACGCGGTTGTCCAGACAGGCGCGAAGAACTCGTTCGTGGGTAAAACTGCGAGCATGGTGCAATCAGCCAAGGGTGCTGGTCACTTCGAAATCGTCATGGACAACATTGGTACTTCTCTTTTGGTTCTCGTTATGGCTTGGATCTTGGCTGCTTGGATTGGTGGTTTCTACCGCCATATTCCCATTGCTTCGCCGGGTCAGCAGACGCTCCTCCACTACACCCTTGCTTTGTTGATCATTGGTGTTCCTGTCGGTTTGCCAGTTGtgaccaccactaccatGGCTGTCGGAGCGGCGTATCtagccaagaagaaggcaatTGTGCAAAAGCTGACTGCGATCGAATCACTGGCG GGCGTTGATATCTTGTGTTCGGATAAAACAGGAACGTTGACAGCGAATAAGCTGAGTATCCGCGAGCCGTATGTAGCTGaaggtgtggatgtggactGGATGTTCGCCGTGGCCGTCCTGGCTTCTTCTCACAACATTGAATCGCTTGATCCTATCGACAAAGTCACGATCCTGACTCTCCGGCAATACCCAAGAGCGCGGGAGATACTTCGCAGAGGTTGGAAGACCGAAAAGTTTGTTCCCTTCGATCCGGTGTCCAAGCGGATTGTGACGGTTGCGAGCTGCGATGGAACAAGATACACCTGCACTAAAGGCGCTCCCAAGGCTGTGCTTCAGCTGACGAACTGCTCCAAGAGCACCTCCGATCACTACAAAGCGAAGGCCCAGGAGTTTGCGCACAGAGGATTCCGCTCCTTGGGTGTTGCAGTGCaaaaggaaggagaagactgGACTTTGCTCGGAATGCTTCCCATGTTTGACCCGCCCCGTGAGGATACAGCTCAGACGATCAACGAAGCTCAGAACCTAGGTATCAGTGTGAAGATGCTCACGGGTGATGCCATTGCGATCGCTAAAGAAACGTGCAAGATGCTTGCCCTCGGTACTAAGGTGTATAACTCTGATAAGCTTATTCATGGTGGCCTAAGTGGAGCCATGGCAGGTGATCTGGTTGAAAAGGCAGATGGATTTGCTGAAGTGTTCCCTGAACATAAATACCAAGTGGTGCAAATGCTCCAAGACCGTGGCCATCTGACCGCGATGACAGGTGATGGTGTGAATGATGCACCATCATTGAAAAAAGCGGATTGCGGTATTGCTGTTGAAGGAGCAACGGAGGCGGCACAGTCATCTTCTGATATTGTGTTCTTGGAGCCTGGATTGTCTACCATCATTGACTCGATCAAGGTTGCTCGGCAGATCTTCCACCGCATGAAGGCATATATCCAGTACCGTATTGCTCTTTGCTTGCACTTGGAGATCTATCTGGTGACGTCGATGATTATTCTCAACGAGAGTATTCGTGTCGAGTTGATTGTCTTCCTTGCTCTTTTCGCCGATCTGGCAACGGTCGCGGTGGCGTACGATAATGCGTCATTTGAGTTGCGTCCTGTCGAATGGCAGCTCCCTAAGATCTGGTTCATTTCAGTGTTGTTGGGTCTGCTGCTCGCTCTGGGCACATGGGTTGTTCGCGGTACCATGTTCCTCCCATCAGGTGGTATCATCCAAAACTGGGGTTCAATTCAGGAGGTCCTTTTCCTCGAAGTCGCACTGACGGAAAACTGGCTGATCTTCGTCACTCGAGGTGCTGATACTTGGCCATCAATCCACCTTGTCACAGCCATTCTTGGTGTGGATGTTCTGGCAACgatcttctgtctcttcgGTTGGTTCACTAACCAAGACATGCCCACGAACCCCGGCGACTCCTTCGTCGAGACCACCAACGGCTGGACAGATATCGTCACGGTCGTCCGAATCTGGGGCTACTCGCTGGGTGTGGAGATCGTTATTGCGTTGGTCTACTTCATGCTGAACAAGTTCAAATGGCTCGATGAACTTGGTCGTCACAAGCGCGACAAGGGCGACCTCAAGATCGAGAACCTGTTGGGTCACCTTGCTCGGTTGACAGTCGAATACGAGGAGCCTGGGAAGCCCAAGGGCCGCTTCTTCCTGGCCAccagcaaggaagaagaggaagtggagTAA
- a CDS encoding glutamate--tRNA ligase GUS1 (COG:J;~EggNog:ENOG410PHA7;~InterPro:IPR020056,IPR000924,IPR020059,IPR020058, IPR001412,IPR014729,IPR004526,IPR011035,IPR036282;~PFAM:PF03950,PF00749;~go_component: GO:0005737 - cytoplasm [Evidence IEA];~go_function: GO:0000166 - nucleotide binding [Evidence IEA];~go_function: GO:0004812 - aminoacyl-tRNA ligase activity [Evidence IEA];~go_function: GO:0004818 - glutamate-tRNA ligase activity [Evidence IEA];~go_function: GO:0005524 - ATP binding [Evidence IEA];~go_process: GO:0006412 - translation [Evidence IEA];~go_process: GO:0006418 - tRNA aminoacylation for protein translation [Evidence IEA];~go_process: GO:0006424 - glutamyl-tRNA aminoacylation [Evidence IEA];~go_process: GO:0043039 - tRNA aminoacylation [Evidence IEA]), translating into MSQFKLSLATKANQASLLPVLLVATSINEARPTPVIAINFEDAAVLPEGEKAIVQFTGASGAPVYGTDNAIKELRASFPFLNGKDEKSETEWLSQLESFTTLDFKALDPLLQRLNTHLLLRSFIVGYSLSTPDIALWGALRGNRVAISAIRKGALVNLTRWFNFLDELCPWASAALESLNASAKEKKAAKAKEGASYDIALQNTDKGVVTRFPPEPSGYLHIGHAKAALLNDYFAHEKYNGTLLVRFDDTNPSNEKQEFQDAIMEDLALMGIKPDRMSYSSDYFDQIYEYGLKIIREGNAYADDTDKETMASQRMNGEPSKRRDASVEENLARFEEMKQGTPEGLRWCIRAKMSVDNPNKAMRDPVIYRCNPSPHHRTGTKWKIYPTYDLCCPILDSIEGVTHALRTIEYRDRNPQYQWFLDTLGLRHVQIWDFARMNFIRTLLSKRKLTKLVDQGVVWGWDDPRFPTIRGIRRRGMTVPALREFILKQGPSKNITNLDWTLIWATNKKYIDPVAPRHTALMKKDLVKAVIKGAPAAYTEDKPKHNKNPEVGQKKVTFSGSVLFDQEDAKIFKQDEEITLMAWGNAIVRKIEKDAAGVVQSLELDLHLEGDFKKTEKKVTWLSADQELVPVELVDFDYLLNKDSLQEDDALEDVLNKNTEFREDAVADCNVAELREGDIIQFERKGYFRCDRPYAPGKPAVLFNIPTGKTGK; encoded by the exons ATGTCGCAGTTCAAGCTTAGCCTGGCCACTAAGGCCAACCAGGCCTCTTTGCTTCCAGTCCTCCTGGTTGCTACCTCCATCAACGAGGCTCGCCCTACTCccgtcatcgccatcaactTCGAGGATGCGGCTGTTCTCCCCGAGGGCGAGAAGGCTATCGTTCAGTTCACGGGTGCCAGCGGTGCTCCCGTCTATGGAACTGACAATGCCATCAAGGAGCTGCGTGCCAGCTTCCCCTTCCTTAACGGAAAGGATGAGAAGTCT GAGACCGAATGGCTTTCCCAGCTCGAGTCCTTCACCACCCTTGACTTCAAGGCTCTCGACCCTCTGCTTCAGCGCCTGAAcacccaccttctccttcgttCTTTCATCGTCGGTTACTCGCTCTCCACCCCCGATATTGCTCTGTGGGGTGCCCTTCGTGGCAACCGCGTTGCCATCTCCGCTATTCGCAAGGGAGCCCTTGTCAATCTGACTCGTTGGTTCAACTTCCTGGATGAGCTCTGCCCCTGGGCTAGCGCTGCTTTGGAGAGCCTCAATGCTTccgccaaggagaagaaggcggccaaggccaaggagggTGCCAGCTACGACATTGCTCTTCAGAACACTGACAAGGGTGTTGTTACCCGTTTCCCTCCTGAGCCCTCTGGATACCTGCACATCGGACACGCCAAGGCTGCTCTGCTCAACGACTACTTTGCGCACGAGAAATACAACGGCACCCTGTTGGTGCGCTTCGACGACACCAACCCCTCGAACGAGAAGCAGGAGTTCCAGGATGCTATTATGGAGGATTTGGCCCTGATGGGCATTAAGCCCGACAGAATGAGCTACTCCAGTGACTACTTCGACCAGATCTACGAGTACGGTCTGAAGATCATCCGCGAGGGCAACGCCTACGCTGATGACACCGACAAGGAGACCATGGCCTCCCAGAGAATGAACGGCGAGCCCAGCAAGCGCCGTGATGCTTCCGTCGAGGAGAACCTGGCTCGTTTCGAGGAGATGAAGCAGGGTACTCCTGAGGGTCTCAGGTGGTGCATCCGCGCCAAGATGTCTGTGGACAACCCCAACAAGGCCATGCGTGACCCCGTCATCTACCGCTGcaacccctctcctcaccaccgcacCGGCACCAAGTGGAAGATCTACCCCACCTACGACCTGTGCTGCCCCATCTTGGACTCGATTGAGGGCGTTACCCACGCTCTCAGAACCATTGAGTACCGTGACCGGAACCCTCAGTACCAGTGGTTCTTGGACACTCTCGGACTCCGCCACGTGCAGATCTGGGACTTTGCGCGCATGAACTTCATCCGTACTCTGCTCTCGAAGCGTAAGCTCACTAAGCTGGTCGACCAGGGCGTTGTCTGGGGCTGGGATGACCCTCGCTTCCCGACCATCAGAGGTATTCGCAGAAGGGGTATGACTGTGCCGGCTCTCCGCGAGTTCATCCTCAAGCAGGGACCCAGCAAGAACATTACCAACCTGGATTGGACCCTCATCTGGGCGACCAACAAGAAGTACATTGACCCCGTTGCGCCGCGCCACACTGCCCTCATGAAGAAGGACCTCGTCAAGGCCGTCATCAAGGGCGCCCCTGCTGCTTACACCGAGGACAAGCCTAAGCACAACAAGAACCCTGAGGTTGGCCAGAAGAAGGTCACCTTCAGCGGTTCGGTTCTCTTCGACCAGGAGGATGCCAAGATCTTCAAGCAGGACGAGGAGATCACCCTCATGGCCTGGGGTAATGCCATTGTCCGCAAGATCGAGAAGGACGCCGCGGGTGTTGTGCAGTCCCTGGAGCTTGACCTGCACCTGGAGGGTGACTtcaagaagaccgagaagaaggtcactTGGCTGTCTGCTGACCAGGAACTGGTCCCCGTGGAGCTGGTCGACTTCGACTACCTCCTCAACAAGGACTCCCTCCAGGAGGACGATGCTCTGGAGGATGTGCTGAACAAGAACACCGAGTTCCGTGAGGACGCCGTGGCTGACTGCAACGTTGCCGAGCTGCGCGAGGGCGATATCATCCAGTTCGAGCGCAAGGGCTACTTCCGCTGCGACCGCCCCTACGCTCCTGGCAAGCCGGCTGTGCTGTTCAACATCCCCACCGGTAAGACTGGCAAATAG